In the genome of Streptomyces sp. NBC_00190, one region contains:
- a CDS encoding acyl-CoA dehydrogenase family protein has translation MDFTFTEEQQAAVEAARAVFADVAPDGVPSPALTPGAVADDFDRRLWARLAGSDLLSLVLSEEHGGAGLDAIALCLVLREAAKVLARVPLLEHCATAMAVQAHGSPELAAALLPGAGSGSLVLTAAAHGRSGHDPAELAVVARREGSGGDWILDGTQTAVPWAHGADWIAVPAHTGEGEAVLALVPRTAEGLALAEQVSTSGERLAELALDGVRVASAHLIDAPGAWDRLRQLLATGTCALALGLGEGVLTMTSRYTSKREQFGFPVATFQAVAVQAADRYIDLRAMEVTLWQAAWRLDAATGVAGGPLPSSGDVAVAKIWASEGVRRVVQTAQHLHGGFGADTDYPLHRYHAWAKQLELQLGPAAAHEEALGDLLAAHPLA, from the coding sequence GTGGACTTCACCTTCACCGAGGAGCAGCAGGCGGCCGTCGAGGCGGCCAGGGCCGTGTTCGCGGACGTCGCACCCGACGGCGTGCCCAGTCCCGCACTCACCCCGGGGGCCGTCGCCGACGACTTCGACCGCCGGCTGTGGGCCAGGCTCGCAGGATCCGACCTGCTGAGCCTGGTCCTCTCCGAGGAGCACGGCGGCGCCGGCCTGGACGCCATCGCCCTGTGCCTGGTGCTGCGCGAAGCCGCGAAGGTACTGGCCCGGGTGCCGCTGCTGGAACACTGCGCCACCGCTATGGCCGTACAGGCCCACGGCAGCCCCGAACTGGCCGCCGCCCTGCTGCCCGGCGCCGGTAGCGGAAGCCTCGTACTCACCGCCGCCGCGCACGGCCGCTCCGGCCACGACCCGGCCGAACTCGCCGTCGTCGCCCGCCGCGAGGGCAGTGGGGGCGACTGGATCCTGGACGGCACACAGACCGCCGTCCCCTGGGCGCACGGCGCCGACTGGATCGCCGTACCCGCCCACACCGGGGAGGGCGAGGCCGTCCTCGCGCTCGTCCCGCGCACCGCGGAAGGCCTCGCCCTCGCCGAACAGGTCTCCACCAGCGGCGAGCGGCTCGCCGAACTCGCCCTGGACGGCGTACGGGTGGCCTCCGCGCACCTCATCGACGCACCCGGCGCCTGGGACCGGCTCCGCCAGCTCCTCGCCACCGGGACCTGCGCCCTCGCGCTCGGCCTCGGCGAGGGCGTCCTCACCATGACCAGCCGATACACGAGCAAGCGCGAGCAGTTCGGCTTCCCGGTGGCCACCTTCCAGGCCGTCGCCGTCCAGGCCGCCGACCGCTACATCGACCTGCGCGCCATGGAGGTCACCCTCTGGCAGGCCGCCTGGCGGCTCGACGCGGCGACCGGCGTCGCCGGTGGCCCGCTGCCGAGCTCCGGTGACGTCGCCGTCGCCAAGATCTGGGCCTCGGAGGGCGTACGCCGGGTCGTGCAGACCGCCCAGCACCTGCACGGCGGCTTCGGCGCCGACACCGACTACCCGCTGCACCGCTACCACGCGTGGGCCAAACAGCTGGAACTCCAGCTCGGCCCGGCCGCCGCGCACGAGGAGGCCCTGGGCGACCTGCTGGCCGCCCACCCCCTCGCCTGA
- a CDS encoding 2Fe-2S iron-sulfur cluster-binding protein produces MAAPRHGAFHPLTVAAVDRLTDDSVALTLRVPQELREDYRHAPGQHLTLRRTAAEGEEIRRTYSICSPAPGPDGPGPAQLQVGVRLVEGGEFSTFAHKEIAAGDVLDVMVPAGRFVLDPAAAPAAAHYAAIVGGSGITPVLSIAASLLAARPDARFCLVRSDRTAASTMFLEEVADLKDRYPARFQLVTVLSREEQESGLPSGRLDEERLAALLPALLPVADVTGWFLCGPYGLVQGAERTLGALGVARTRVHEEIFHVEDITAPARAASGPAPSHGRVTARLDGRSGTWPVQDGESLLDAVLRNRADAPYACKGGVCGTCRAFLVTGEVRMERNFALEAEETEAGFVLACQSHPVTEEVEIDFDR; encoded by the coding sequence ATGGCCGCACCCCGCCACGGCGCGTTCCACCCGCTGACGGTGGCGGCAGTCGACCGGCTCACCGACGACTCGGTGGCTCTGACCCTCCGGGTCCCGCAGGAGCTGCGCGAGGACTACCGGCACGCCCCCGGCCAGCACCTCACCCTGCGACGCACCGCCGCAGAGGGCGAGGAGATCCGGCGCACCTACTCGATCTGCTCCCCCGCCCCGGGGCCGGACGGCCCGGGCCCGGCACAGCTGCAGGTCGGAGTGCGGCTCGTGGAGGGCGGCGAGTTCTCCACCTTCGCGCACAAGGAGATCGCCGCCGGCGACGTGCTGGACGTGATGGTCCCGGCCGGCCGGTTCGTCCTGGACCCGGCCGCCGCCCCCGCCGCCGCGCACTACGCGGCGATCGTCGGCGGCAGCGGGATCACCCCCGTGCTGTCCATCGCGGCGAGCCTGCTGGCCGCCCGCCCCGACGCCCGCTTCTGCCTCGTGCGCAGCGACCGTACGGCGGCGTCGACGATGTTCCTGGAGGAGGTCGCCGACCTCAAGGACCGCTATCCGGCGCGGTTCCAGCTGGTCACGGTCCTCTCCCGGGAGGAGCAGGAGTCCGGACTGCCCTCGGGGCGCCTGGACGAGGAGCGCCTGGCCGCCCTGCTGCCCGCGCTGCTGCCGGTGGCCGACGTGACGGGCTGGTTCCTGTGCGGACCGTACGGCCTGGTCCAGGGTGCGGAGCGGACCCTGGGCGCACTCGGCGTCGCACGGACCCGGGTGCACGAGGAGATCTTCCACGTCGAGGACATCACGGCGCCGGCCCGCGCCGCGTCCGGGCCCGCCCCCTCCCACGGGCGGGTCACCGCACGGCTCGACGGCCGTTCCGGTACCTGGCCGGTCCAGGACGGGGAATCCCTGCTGGACGCGGTGCTCCGCAACCGCGCGGACGCCCCGTACGCCTGCAAGGGCGGGGTGTGCGGCACCTGCCGGGCGTTCCTGGTGACGGGAGAGGTCCGGATGGAGCGGAACTTCGCGCTGGAGGCGGAGGAGACGGAGGCCGGGTTCGTACTGGCCTGCCAGTCGCACCCGGTGACGGAGGAAGTGGAGATCGACTTCGACCGGTAG
- the paaD gene encoding 1,2-phenylacetyl-CoA epoxidase subunit PaaD, translating into MVTADAGTTRLEAELAELAGSVPDPELPVLTLGELGVVRGVRVHEDGRAEVTLTPTYTGCPAIEAMSADIERALTGHGIPEVQVTTVLAPAWSTDDISAEGRRKLAEFGIAPPRPHAAGGPVPLTLSVRCPNCGSTETELLSRFSSTACKALRRCTACREPFDHFKEL; encoded by the coding sequence ATGGTGACCGCCGACGCAGGGACGACCCGCCTGGAGGCCGAGCTGGCCGAGCTGGCCGGCTCCGTACCGGACCCCGAGCTGCCCGTGCTCACCCTCGGCGAGCTCGGCGTGGTGCGCGGAGTGCGGGTGCACGAGGACGGCCGCGCCGAGGTCACCCTCACCCCCACCTACACCGGCTGCCCCGCCATCGAGGCCATGTCCGCCGACATCGAGCGGGCCCTCACCGGCCACGGCATACCCGAGGTGCAGGTGACCACCGTGCTGGCCCCCGCCTGGTCGACCGACGACATCAGCGCCGAGGGCCGACGCAAGCTCGCCGAGTTCGGCATCGCCCCGCCGCGCCCCCACGCGGCCGGCGGGCCGGTCCCGCTCACCCTGTCGGTCCGCTGCCCGAACTGCGGATCGACCGAGACCGAGCTGCTCAGCCGGTTCTCCTCCACCGCATGCAAGGCGCTGCGCCGCTGCACCGCCTGCCGCGAACCGTTCGACCACTTCAAGGAGCTGTAG
- the paaC gene encoding 1,2-phenylacetyl-CoA epoxidase subunit PaaC, translated as MTGTDTTAATTAATAAALALGDDALILSHRLGEWAGHAPVLEEEVALANIALDLLGQARILLSMAGDEDELAFLREERSFRNLQLVEQPNGDFAHTIARQLYFSLYQHELYGELARGNGPIAPLAAKAVKETAYHRDHAEQWTLRLGDGTEESHGRMRAALDALWKYTGEMFQPVEGLDGLDWAALEQRWLASLTGVLERAALALPEGPRTGAWAAGAGRQGLHTEPFGRLIAEMQHLHRSHPGASW; from the coding sequence GTGACCGGCACCGACACCACCGCAGCGACCACCGCGGCCACGGCGGCGGCCCTCGCCCTCGGCGACGACGCCCTGATCCTCTCCCACCGCCTCGGCGAATGGGCGGGGCACGCCCCGGTCCTGGAGGAGGAGGTCGCGCTCGCCAACATCGCCCTCGACCTGCTCGGCCAGGCCCGCATCCTGCTGTCCATGGCCGGCGACGAGGACGAGCTGGCGTTCCTGCGCGAGGAGCGCTCCTTCCGCAACCTCCAGCTGGTCGAGCAGCCGAACGGCGACTTCGCCCACACCATCGCCCGGCAGCTCTACTTCTCCCTCTACCAGCACGAGCTCTACGGGGAACTGGCGCGCGGGAACGGCCCGATCGCCCCGCTGGCGGCCAAGGCCGTCAAGGAGACCGCGTACCACCGCGACCACGCCGAGCAGTGGACCCTGCGGCTCGGCGACGGCACCGAGGAGAGCCACGGCCGCATGCGGGCCGCCCTGGACGCCCTGTGGAAGTACACCGGCGAGATGTTCCAGCCGGTGGAGGGGCTCGACGGCCTGGACTGGGCCGCGCTGGAGCAGCGCTGGCTCGCCTCGCTGACCGGCGTACTGGAGCGGGCCGCGCTCGCACTGCCCGAGGGGCCGCGCACCGGCGCCTGGGCGGCCGGAGCCGGACGGCAGGGCCTGCACACCGAGCCCTTCGGCCGGCTGATCGCCGAGATGCAGCACCTGCACCGCAGCCATCCGGGGGCGTCATGGTGA
- the paaB gene encoding 1,2-phenylacetyl-CoA epoxidase subunit PaaB: protein MTQNWPLWEVFVRSRRGLSHTHAGSLHAPDAEMALRNARDLYTRRNEGISIWVVPSTEITASSPDERDPFFAPSADKPYRHPTFYDIPEGVSHL from the coding sequence ATGACGCAGAACTGGCCACTGTGGGAGGTGTTCGTGCGCTCGCGGCGCGGTCTGTCGCACACGCACGCGGGAAGCCTGCACGCCCCCGACGCGGAGATGGCCCTGCGCAACGCCCGCGACCTCTACACCCGGCGCAACGAGGGCATCTCGATCTGGGTGGTGCCCTCAACCGAGATCACCGCCTCCTCGCCGGACGAGCGGGACCCGTTCTTCGCCCCGTCCGCCGACAAGCCTTACCGGCACCCGACGTTCTACGACATCCCGGAGGGGGTGAGCCACCTGTGA